Below is a genomic region from Xylophilus sp. GW821-FHT01B05.
CGGTGTACCCGCAGGTGCCGCCGAAGGTCGAGTACGAACTGAGCGAGATGGGGCATGCACTGGGGCCGTCAATGCAGGCGCTGATCGAGTGGGCCGAAAAGAGGCGCGAACTTCTGGCCCCAACATTGGCAAGCGGTGAACGCCTAGTGTCGCGTCAAGCGTGAGGTGAAGGATGGGTGCGAAGGCATCGGCGTGCAGCGCAAGGCGCAGGCCGCCGCCCAGGCTTTAGGCCTGGGCAAGGGCTGCAACGCGGCGATGCGCGGCGAGGGCAAGCGCACACCGGCAGATCATGCTTGACGCGACACTAGAGGCCAAGCTACGTGCAGGGGGCCTTTGCGCATACCGCTGGTGCGTTGAGGGCGTGTTTGCGATCCCTGCGCTGCTCGGCTCCATCCACGGCGTGGGACAGCCGCAGACCAACAGCCAAACACCCAATACCGGGCCGAGCGCAGCGATGGCCCGTGTGGCTGTCCCGGGTCCCCTCTGTGGCGTTGAGGAGCGCAGGAATCGGCAGGTTGCCCGCAGCGCAGCGAAGGGACGGCGAGGACTGTTTGAGCGCAGCGAGTTCCGCAGCCGCCTGCCGATTCCGAGCACCGCAAAGCAGTCTGCGCAGCAGACCGCCACAGTGGGGTCGCCTTCTCTTTGGTGACTTTCTCTTGGCGACGCAAGAGAAAGTTACTCGCCCGCCGGGGCGAACTCCCGGCACCCGCCGCCTGCAAGGCACGCAAGCCCGGATATCTCAAAGACCTTGAAAGGGATGCCACCGAGCAGGCGCCTGAACCTCTATGCGGTGTTGACGCCAGACCAGCGGCGCACGGCAGACCAGGAGCTGCCCGGCGTGCTGCCCGCCGAGCGCGCCGCTACGTCGCCAGGTGCAGGTACACCCTGAAGCGCGCGCCGCCCTCGGGCCCATTGGCGGCCTCCAGCCGGCCGCCGTGCGCCTGCACGATGGCCTGTGACAGCGCCAGGCCCAGGCCGACGCCGGGCTTGGCCTCTACCCGCGCCACCGAGCCGCGGTAGAAGCGCTCGAAGATGTGCGGCAGCTCGTCCACGCGGATGCCCGGGCCGTGGTCTTCCACCGTGATGACGGCTTCGGTCCCGCTGCTGTCCAAGTGCACTTGCACGGCGCTGCCGGGCGGGGAAAACTTCAGCGCGTTGTCCAGCAGGTTGGCCAGCACCAGGCTGGCGGCGCCGCGCGCCACGCTGGCGGTGACGGGCGGCGAGGCCTCCAGCAGCAGCCGCACCTGGCGCTCGCGCGCGATCGGTTCCAGCCGCCGTATCGCTTCCTCGACCACGTCGTTGAGCAGCACCGGCTCGGTCGCGCCGCGCTCCTGGCCGGCGTCGATGCGGGCCAGCACCAGCAGCTCTTCCACCAGCAGCGTGAGGTGCTCGACCTCTTCCAGCGCGGAGTGCAGCGTGCCCACATAGGCGGCCGCATCGCGCGGCCGGCGCAGCGCCAGCTCCAGCTCGGTGCGCAGCCGCGACAAGGGCGAGCGCAGCTCGTGCGAGGCGTCGGCGGTGAAGCGGCGCTGCGCCTCCATGCTGTTACCCAGCCGGCCCAGCATGTCGTTGAGGGTGTCGACCAGGCGCCCGATCTCGTCGCGCGTGCCGGGGTGCGGCAAGCGCTCGCCCAGCTTGGCGTCGTCGATCTGGTGCGCCTGCTGCACCACGTCGTCGATGGAGCGAAAGGCGCGCCGCGTGAGCAGCGCGCCGGCCGTGCCCACCGCCAGCAGCAGGGCACAGCCCAATGCAATAAACAGCAGGCCGGCCTCGCGCACCACCTGGTTCACGTCGTCCAGCGAGCCGGCCACCTGCACCGCCAGCAGGCCGGGCCGGCCTTGTATCGGCACCGACACCATGCGTGTGGGCTCTTCGCCAAAGCCGTTGAGGGTTTCGAACACGGTGTCGCCGGCCTTCAATTGGTCGCGCAGCAGCTCGGGGATGGGCAACTGCGCCTCGCCCAGGTTGCTGCTGCGCGCCACCACGTCGCCACTGGCATCGACGATCTGCACCAGGCGGTCCAGCCGCACGAAGGAGGGCGCGGCCGGGCTAGGCGGGGCCTCGTGCACGATGACCTTGCCGTCCGGGTTGGCGGCCAGCATGCCCAACTCGGTCTCGGCCAGCGCCAGCAGCGTGGCGTCCAGCTCGCGGTGCACGATGCGCGAAAAGGCCCAGTCGGCCACCAACGCGCCGGCCGCCAGCACCACCACGGTCGTGCCCAGGTGCACCAGCGCCAGGCGCGCGCGCAGGCTAAGCATGCTCGCCCCGCTGCGCGCTCAGGCGAAAGCCGCGCCCGCGCACGGTCTGTATCAGCGGCGGCAGCCCCGGCGCGTCCACCTTGCGGCGCAGGTTGCTGATGTGCACGTCGATCAGGTTGTCGATGGCGATCAGGTCGTCCTTCCAGACCTGCTCGGCCAGGCGCGAGCGGCTCACCACCTCGTCGATGTGGCGCATCAGCACCTCCAGGATGGCGAACTCCTTGTGCGTCAGCTCCAGCACGTTGCCGGCGCGCTGGGCGCGCTGGCCGTGCGGGTCCAGGCTCAGGTCGCCCAGCGTGAGCAGCACCGGCCGCGTGATTTCTGAGCGGCGCAGCAGCGCGCGCACGCGGGCCAGCAGTTCATCAAAGGCAAAGGGCTTGGTCAGGTAGTCGTCGGCGCCGGTATTGAGGCCGGCCACGCGGTCGCTGAGCGCATCGCGCGCGGTGAGCATCAGCACCGGCGTCTTGCAGCCGCGCTGGCGCAGGTCGCGGCACAGCGTCAGGCCGTCCTTGCCCGGCAGCATCCAGTCGAGCACGATCAGGTCGTAGTCCAGCACAAAGGCCTGCTCGTCGCCTTCCTCGGCCGAATGCACGACGTCGACGATAAAGCCTTCCTCCTGCAGCCCGCCCGACAGCAGGCGCGCGGCCTTGCGGTCGTCTTCGATCAGCAGAATTCTCATGGGTAGTTCCTTGTGGGATCAGACCGCGAAGACGGAGCCCATCATCTTGACTTCAACACGGGAGAGGTCAAGCTTTGCTGCCCGGTCTTTCCATGTGGCCACGACCTGGGTGACTTCATCAACGATGGCCTGTGCGGCCGCCGCGCTGAGGCGGTAGTACCCCGCCGTGGCCAGCAAGGTCTGCAGGGAGGGCGCTGCGGATTTTCCGTCCCACGTCAGCGCGTGCTCGCTCTTGGCGGGGTTGGGATTGATGTCGAAAGCCGGGGAGAGCCGCCAGCCCGTGGGCGTCAGCAGGAAACCATGATTGCGCAGATGGTCGTCCCGATTCCCCACCAACAGGTTGAAGACGGCGCGCCTGAACAGCTGGTGCATGTCCTCGGTCAGACCGGCGCCTCCGTAAGTCTCAATGGCTTCGAGAACGTGAAGGTAGCTTGCCCCCTCCTGGCCATCGCGGCGTTCGAGCAAGGTCATGGCTGATGCGTACATCCGGCGGCGTCCGTGGTCACCGTGGCGGTCGAATCGGCTGACGCAGTAGGTGTAGTAGCGGTCGCTCAAGAGCACCCGATCCGCCTTGGGCATCACGATGCCGGCCTCCTGCGCCAGGAGGTAGGCCAGGTATTCCCAGCTTCCCCAGTCGTATTGGTCACTGTGCCCCGGGAACTTGGCCAGCCAGAGCGTGCCGTCCTGCATGGTGAAGCTGGCCTTGGGTCGTGCGCCTCCCAGCGACGAGCCGGGCGAGATGAGCTGGGCCAGCCACTTCTCGTACTCGGGCATGGCTTCGGGGCGGGGGCCATCGAGCCTCCTGGCGACCTCGGCCAGCTCACGCAGGTCGGTTGCGGGGGGCGCGGGCATTTGGCTGTTGTCGAGGAAGGGTTCTTCAGGGCCACGCCGGAACCGAAGGGCGCCGGCCCGGGTGAGGTCATTCACGCCGAGCATGTAGAACAGCTCGTTTGTTTTCACCATGGGCCGCTGTTCCTTGGCGGCCGCATTGGCCTCGCGTCGCTCCATCAGCACCCGGCCCCAGCGGTCTGGCGCGCAGTCGGAAAAGACGCCAAACCCCTTGCCGTCGGCAGAGTGCTGCTCGCCTGCGTACAGCGGCAACTGTGGGTCTATCGGCACGGCCGCAGGGGCGTCAAGCCAGGCCTGCGTGTACTCAAAGGCGGGCGCCAGGTCGAATCGTTCGGCAGCGGGGAACAGGTTGCCGATGTGCATGGCCGGGCTGAGCTCCGGGGCGTCGAGGTGAACCTCCAGCACGGGGCGGTTCGCGCGTGCGCTTTTCGTGGCCATTGGGGTCCTTCAGGCGCTGGGGCCGTTCACGCGTCCGCGGGCGCGTAGCGAGGCGGAATCCTGCAACTTCCGGCCAAGGATGTCATCGCTCGCCACCTTGTCGATATCACCCTCGAGGCCCAGCACGCGCAGCGCCTTTAGATACGTTCCGAGCGCGACCGCAGGGTCGCCGGCCTCCAGCCGCGCCAAGGTGTTGCGAGAGATGCCCACGCGTTCGGCGAAGAGCGTTGCCGGGAGGTCGCGCCGGCAGCGGGCCAGCTCGATACGTTGGCCAAGGCCCGTGGCGAGCTTGGTCAAGGACAGCGATAGGGGGTGTTGAGTACGTGGCATGGGTGCTCCATATCTGCAACAAAAATGGGGCCTACTGCTCACTATATAGAAAGCCGCGTTTTCCATTCGAGCTAAAACGTTCATATCTTGAGCAATTATTGGATTTTTGCTCAAGATATGGGGCGTTTCTGCGTGGAGGCGACTGCGGCTGGGAGCGCTCCCAGTCAAAATAGATAGCTAATAGCCCAGGTGGGTACTGGGCAAATGGCACTTTTCATCAAAAAAAACCCCGTGGGCCGGACGCCCCTGACAAGGCTGCCGCCAAACCTGCCAGCCCATTCTGAAGACGTCTTCAGACTTTCTTGGGGCTTTCTTCAGCCACGTTTTCCTATTCTTGCGCACCGCCGCGGCACGGGTTCGTCCTGCCGCCCTTGACTCCGCCACCGCGAGGCGTTGCGCACCGTGAAAAACCTCTCTCTCAAAAACCTTTTCGTCTGGCTCGCGCTGCTTGTGTTGGCCTGTGTGGCCGCCGGCCTGACGCTGGCCACGCGCGTTTCTGCCAAGCCCGCCACCACGCCGGCCGGCCCGATGCTGGTGCGCCAGGGCGCGCGCCTGTTCGTGCCCGAGGACTCGCCCCTGCGGGCGCGGCTGGCGGTGGCTGCGGCGGGGGAGCAGGCCTCGGCGCATGCGGTGGACCTGCCGGCCGTGGTCGAGGCCAATCCGGCCAATACCGTCAACATCCTGCCGCCGCTGACCGGGCGCCTGTTGGCGCTGAAGGTGCGCCTGGGCGATACGGTGCGGCGCGGGCAGTTGCTGGCGACCGTCAGCTCGCCCGACTTTGCCCAGGCCGTGGCCGACGCGCAGAAGGCCACTGATGCGCTGGACCTGGCGCAGCGCGCCCTGGAGCGCGCCCGTGGCGTGAACCTGGCCGGCTCCAATGCCGCCAAGGATGTAGAGGCGGCCGAGAGCAATGTCACCCAGCAGACGGCTGAGCTGCGCCGCAGCGAGGCGCGCCTGCGCAGCCTGGGCACCAAGGCCAACGCCGCCGGCGCGCTGGACGTGACGGCGCCCATGGCCGGTACCGTCACGGCCCTGAACGTGGCGGCGGGCACGGTGTTGAACGACGCCACTGCGCCGCTCATGACCGTGAGCAACCTGGACCAGGTCTGGGTCACCGTCAACGTGCCGGAGAACCTCTCTGGCGCGGTGCGCGCCGGGCAGGATGCAAGCGTGACGCTGGCCGCCTACCCGGGCAAGACCTTCACTGGCAAGGTGGCCTTTGTTGGCGCGCTGCTGGACGCCGACACGCGCCGTGCCAAGGCACGCATCGCCTTCGCCAATGCCGACGGCCTGCTCAAGCCCAATATGTACGCCACGGCGCGCATCGCGCTGCCGCAGTCGGCCGAGCCGCAGTTGCCCAGCTCGGCGCTGTTGATGAACAACGACGCGGTCAGCGTCTTCGTCGAGGTCGCGCCCTGGACCTTCGAGCGGCGCGCGGTGGAACTGGGCCGCGAGGACGGCGAGCAGGTGCGCGTGCGCAGTGGTGTGACGGCTGGTGAGCGCGTGGTCGTACGCGGGGGCGTGCTGCTCAATGATTAACCTCCTCATCACGCAGTTCTTCCGCCGCCGGCATCTGGTGTGGGCGCTGTCCGTGGCACTGGTGCTGTTTGGCGCCTGGTGCTGGACGCAGATGACGGTCGAGGCCTACCCCGACCTGGGCGATGTCACCGTGCAGGTCACCACCCAGGTCAATGGCCTGGCCGCCGAAGAGATCGAGCAGCAGATCACCACGCCGCTGGAGCGCGCGCTGGGCAATACGCCGGGGCTGGTGTCGAGCCGCTCCAGCAGCACCTTCGGGCTGTCGCTGATCACGCTGACCTTCAAGGACGGCACCGAAGACTACTTCGCACGCCAGCGCGTGAGCGAGCGCATAGCAGCGGTCAGCCTGCCTTCGGGCGCCCAGCCCGGCCTGGGCCCGGTGGCGGGCCCGGCCGGCGAGATCTACCGCTACACGCTGGAATCCGACAGCAAGAACCTGATGGAGCTGTCAGAGATACAGCGCTGGACGGTAATCCCCGCGCTGCGCCAGGTGGCGGGCGTGGTGGATGTGAACAACTTCGGCGGCTTCACCAAGGAGTTCCAGCTGGAGCTGGACCCGGCCAAGCTGCAGCGCTACGGCCTGGTGCTGAACGACGTGGTCACGGCCATCAACAACAGCAGCGCCAACGCCGGCGGTGGCCGCATCGCGCGTGGCGAGCAGAGCTATGTGGTGCGCGGCATCGGGCTGGTGCATTCGCTGGACGACCTGGGCGCGGTGGTGGTGTCGCAAAGCGGCGGCTCGCCAGTGCTGGTGCGTGACCTGGGGCAACTGCAGTTTGGCCACCAGGAGCGCGGCGGCATCCTGGGCAAGGACACCAACCCCGACACCATCGAAGGCATCGTGCTGATGCTGAAGTACGAGAACCCTTCGCGCGTGCTCGAAGGCGTGCACAAGAAGGTGGACGAGCTGCAGGCGCAACTGGCGCCCATGGGCGTGAAGATCGTGCCCTACATAGACCGCGACGACCTGGTCAAGCTCACGGTGGAGAAGGTCACGCACACGGTGCTGGAGGGCATGGCCCTGGTCAGCATCGTGCTGATCCTGTTCCTGGGCAGCCCGCGCAGCGCCATCGTGGCGGCGGTGGCGATACCGATGTCGCTGATGACGGTGTTCATCATCATGCACTTCACGCGCATGCCGGCCAACCTGTTCTCGCTGGGCGCGATCGACTTCGGCATCATCGTGGACGGCGCCATCGTGGTGATGGAGGCGATCCTGCGGCGCCGCGAAGAGCACCCCCATGCCACGCTGACCGAAGCCAACATCCTGGAGACGGTCGGCCAGGTGTCGCGCCCGATCTTCTTCGCCACGCTGATCATCATCACCGCCTACTTCCCGCTGTTTGCCTTCGAGCGGGCCGAGGGCAAGCTGTTCAAGCCCATGGCCTTTACCGTGGGCTATGCGCTGGTGGGCGCGCTGCTGTGCGCGCTGACGCTGATCCCCAGC
It encodes:
- a CDS encoding response regulator transcription factor encodes the protein MRILLIEDDRKAARLLSGGLQEEGFIVDVVHSAEEGDEQAFVLDYDLIVLDWMLPGKDGLTLCRDLRQRGCKTPVLMLTARDALSDRVAGLNTGADDYLTKPFAFDELLARVRALLRRSEITRPVLLTLGDLSLDPHGQRAQRAGNVLELTHKEFAILEVLMRHIDEVVSRSRLAEQVWKDDLIAIDNLIDVHISNLRRKVDAPGLPPLIQTVRGRGFRLSAQRGEHA
- a CDS encoding HipA domain-containing protein; its protein translation is MATKSARANRPVLEVHLDAPELSPAMHIGNLFPAAERFDLAPAFEYTQAWLDAPAAVPIDPQLPLYAGEQHSADGKGFGVFSDCAPDRWGRVLMERREANAAAKEQRPMVKTNELFYMLGVNDLTRAGALRFRRGPEEPFLDNSQMPAPPATDLRELAEVARRLDGPRPEAMPEYEKWLAQLISPGSSLGGARPKASFTMQDGTLWLAKFPGHSDQYDWGSWEYLAYLLAQEAGIVMPKADRVLLSDRYYTYCVSRFDRHGDHGRRRMYASAMTLLERRDGQEGASYLHVLEAIETYGGAGLTEDMHQLFRRAVFNLLVGNRDDHLRNHGFLLTPTGWRLSPAFDINPNPAKSEHALTWDGKSAAPSLQTLLATAGYYRLSAAAAQAIVDEVTQVVATWKDRAAKLDLSRVEVKMMGSVFAV
- a CDS encoding ATP-binding protein translates to MLSLRARLALVHLGTTVVVLAAGALVADWAFSRIVHRELDATLLALAETELGMLAANPDGKVIVHEAPPSPAAPSFVRLDRLVQIVDASGDVVARSSNLGEAQLPIPELLRDQLKAGDTVFETLNGFGEEPTRMVSVPIQGRPGLLAVQVAGSLDDVNQVVREAGLLFIALGCALLLAVGTAGALLTRRAFRSIDDVVQQAHQIDDAKLGERLPHPGTRDEIGRLVDTLNDMLGRLGNSMEAQRRFTADASHELRSPLSRLRTELELALRRPRDAAAYVGTLHSALEEVEHLTLLVEELLVLARIDAGQERGATEPVLLNDVVEEAIRRLEPIARERQVRLLLEASPPVTASVARGAASLVLANLLDNALKFSPPGSAVQVHLDSSGTEAVITVEDHGPGIRVDELPHIFERFYRGSVARVEAKPGVGLGLALSQAIVQAHGGRLEAANGPEGGARFRVYLHLAT
- a CDS encoding efflux RND transporter periplasmic adaptor subunit, whose amino-acid sequence is MKNLSLKNLFVWLALLVLACVAAGLTLATRVSAKPATTPAGPMLVRQGARLFVPEDSPLRARLAVAAAGEQASAHAVDLPAVVEANPANTVNILPPLTGRLLALKVRLGDTVRRGQLLATVSSPDFAQAVADAQKATDALDLAQRALERARGVNLAGSNAAKDVEAAESNVTQQTAELRRSEARLRSLGTKANAAGALDVTAPMAGTVTALNVAAGTVLNDATAPLMTVSNLDQVWVTVNVPENLSGAVRAGQDASVTLAAYPGKTFTGKVAFVGALLDADTRRAKARIAFANADGLLKPNMYATARIALPQSAEPQLPSSALLMNNDAVSVFVEVAPWTFERRAVELGREDGEQVRVRSGVTAGERVVVRGGVLLND
- a CDS encoding helix-turn-helix transcriptional regulator, whose protein sequence is MTKLATGLGQRIELARCRRDLPATLFAERVGISRNTLARLEAGDPAVALGTYLKALRVLGLEGDIDKVASDDILGRKLQDSASLRARGRVNGPSA